A window of Vigna unguiculata cultivar IT97K-499-35 chromosome 4, ASM411807v1, whole genome shotgun sequence contains these coding sequences:
- the LOC114182467 gene encoding ecotropic viral integration site 5 protein homolog has product MEKKRLDDYEQGPVPSPRAVDRFGFVKPDNTSDGLIKSRSAYEYERYKEERRVRKWRKMIGVGGSDWKHYLRRKPHVVKRRIRKGIPDCLRGLVWQLISGSRDLLLMNPGVYEQLVIYETSASELDIIRDISRTFPSHVFFQQRHGPGQRSLYNVLKAYSVFDRNVGYVQGMGFLAGLLLLYMSEEDAFWLLVALLKGAVHAPMEGLYLAGLPLVQQYLFQFECLVREHLPKLGEHFSNEMINPSMYASQWFITVFSYSFPFHLALRIWDVFLYEGVKIVFKVGLALLKYCHDDLVKLPFEKLIHALKNFPGNAMNPDTLLPLAYSIKISKRLEELKQEYEKKTGKGARELSEKPMLPGESN; this is encoded by the exons ATGGAGAAGAAAAGATTAGATGACTATGAACAAGGTCCAGTTCCTTCACCAAGAGCAGTAGATAGATTTGGTTTTGTAAAACCGGATAATACTTCTGATGGTTTAATCAAAAGTAGATCAGCCTATGAGTATGAGAG ATATAAGGAGGAGAGAAGGGTTAGAAAATGGAGGAAGATGATTGGGGTTGGTGGCAGTGATTGGAAGCATTATCTAAGGAGAAAACCTCATGTTGTTAAAAGGCGTATAAGGAAAGGAATTCCAGATTGTTTAAGGGGTCTTGTTTGGCAGTTGATATCTGGAAGTCGAGACCTATTGCTGATGAACCCTGGAGTTTATGAG CAACTTGTCATCTATGAGACATCAGCCTCTGAACTGGATATAATTCGAGACATTTCTCGAACCTTCCCTTCTCATGTATTCTTCCAACAGAGACATGGACCTGGACAGAGGTCCCTCTACAATGTTCTAAAGGCTTACTCTGTCTTTGACAGAAACGTTGGATATGTTCAG GGAATGGGGTTTTTAGCGGGGCTTTTGCTTCTTTATATGAGTGAGGAGGATGCATTTTGGTTGTTGGTGGCATTGTTGAAAGGAGCTGTTCATGCCCCAATGGAAGGCTTGTATTTG GCAGGATTGCCTCTGGTACAACAATACCTCTTTCAATTTGAATGCTTGGTGAGGGAGCATCTACCAAAGTTGGGCGAACATTTTTCCAACGAAATGATAAATCCTAGCATGTATGCTAGCCAGTGGTTTATAACTGTATTTTCATATTCCTTTCCATTTCATTTGGCTCTTCGAATTTGGGATGTCTTTCTCTACGAG GGTGTTAAAATTGTCTTCAAAGTTGGCTTGGCCCTATTAAAGTACTGCCACGATGACTTG GTTAAACTACCTTTTGAAAAACTCATACATGCTTTGAAAAACTTCCCTGGGAATGCAATGAATCCGGATACGTTGTTACCACTTGCTTATTCCATCAAG